A genomic stretch from Terriglobales bacterium includes:
- a CDS encoding cytochrome ubiquinol oxidase subunit I — protein sequence MDHALVIHRLHFAFTITFHYLFPQLTMGLAPLIVVLKTLALRTRNEAYNQAARFWARIFGINFIMGVVTGIPMEFQFGTNWSHFSRVTGGVIGQPLVMEGVFSFFLESAFLGLFLYGEKRLSPIGHWWSSVLVFLGSWLSGFFIIVTDAWMQHPVAYERAADGSFQVISFWGLLFNPWALLQYAHNMSGAVITGAFVMSAVGAYYLIEGKFAEQAYIFLRLGVIAGLIFCIVQIFPTGDLHGRYMAKHQPVTTAAMEGLFKSETGAPIVIMGQPDVENQRIDNPFVVNKVLSFLIYGTTTAEVKGLNEYPRDDWPTNIPLLYYSYHIMAGLGTIFVAIMLVATFLLWRNKLFQARWMHWVLMLSLPFPYIANTAGWMTAEIGRQPWLVYGLMRTTEGYSKYVHAGNGLFTLLGFMGIYSLLAILFLFLFHREVAHGPVPNMGNSVNSGLPITVT from the coding sequence ATGGATCATGCTCTTGTTATCCACCGTCTTCATTTTGCTTTCACGATTACATTCCATTATTTATTTCCCCAACTTACGATGGGTTTAGCTCCTCTGATCGTTGTGCTCAAAACATTGGCCCTTCGCACCAGGAACGAAGCCTACAATCAGGCAGCGCGTTTTTGGGCAAGAATCTTCGGCATTAATTTCATTATGGGAGTCGTAACTGGAATTCCTATGGAGTTCCAGTTCGGCACAAACTGGTCGCATTTTTCCCGAGTCACCGGAGGCGTCATTGGACAGCCGCTGGTGATGGAAGGCGTCTTTTCTTTTTTTCTCGAGTCAGCATTCCTGGGTTTATTTCTTTATGGCGAAAAGCGCCTCAGCCCTATTGGACATTGGTGGTCATCCGTTCTGGTGTTCCTGGGTTCGTGGCTTTCCGGCTTCTTCATCATCGTGACCGACGCCTGGATGCAACACCCCGTTGCCTATGAGCGTGCGGCCGATGGCTCGTTCCAGGTCATCAGCTTCTGGGGGCTGCTGTTCAATCCCTGGGCGCTGTTGCAATACGCGCACAACATGAGCGGGGCGGTGATTACGGGGGCTTTTGTAATGTCGGCGGTTGGGGCTTATTACCTGATTGAAGGGAAGTTCGCCGAACAGGCGTATATTTTTTTGCGGTTGGGTGTAATCGCCGGGCTCATCTTCTGCATCGTGCAAATCTTCCCGACAGGTGATCTGCATGGCCGTTACATGGCAAAACATCAGCCCGTGACCACGGCCGCTATGGAAGGTCTGTTCAAGAGCGAGACAGGAGCGCCCATCGTCATCATGGGCCAGCCCGATGTGGAAAATCAGCGCATAGATAATCCGTTCGTAGTGAACAAGGTCCTCAGCTTTCTCATCTATGGAACCACCACCGCAGAGGTGAAAGGGTTGAATGAGTACCCACGCGACGATTGGCCGACAAATATCCCTCTGCTCTATTACAGCTATCACATCATGGCGGGGCTGGGCACGATCTTTGTCGCCATTATGCTGGTTGCTACGTTTTTGTTGTGGCGCAACAAGTTGTTCCAGGCGCGCTGGATGCATTGGGTCCTGATGCTGAGCCTGCCGTTTCCCTACATCGCCAACACCGCCGGCTGGATGACGGCGGAAATCGGCCGTCAACCCTGGCTGGTCTACGGCCTCATGCGCACCACCGAGGGATACTCAAAATATGTTCATGCCGGCAACGGATTGTTTACATTGCTGGGATTCATGGGAATCTACAGCCTGCTGGCAATCCTTTTTCTGTTTCTCTTTCATCGGGAAGTCGCCCACGGCCCGGTTCCCAATATGGGAAATAGTGTGAATTCCGGGCTGCCCATCACAGTGACTT
- a CDS encoding VWA domain-containing protein — MGKQYFLRYVSHVLIFGVTLFGSAISIAAQDTQPNAQTLRVDVNLVLLNVAVTDHKGSYVTGLRPTDFAIYEDNIPQKIATFGEGNGPQESVDATAHQDTKPDQLGSTSGANVFILFDTSNYMYRGFAFAQDAIAEFVRTLDNPERVAFYAYSRDLYRGSLLTADRMQVLRGVRSTVAGDDPALYNALLLTLKDAGTYAGRKVVVVFSNGPDRASMVAPEDISELAQSEGIPVYVVSTREAKLDPITTAVFRRMSAATGGEAYFAKSWKDQQNAFAAIRSDVAHLYSLSYYPQANQNRGWRTIKVKLVGEAAKKYHIRTRSGYRPQPTRFAVDSTGPAQ; from the coding sequence ATGGGAAAACAATACTTTTTACGCTACGTTTCACATGTTCTGATTTTTGGAGTTACCCTCTTCGGCTCTGCAATTTCGATCGCGGCGCAGGACACTCAACCCAATGCTCAGACCCTTCGGGTTGACGTCAACCTGGTGCTGCTGAACGTGGCGGTAACCGACCACAAGGGAAGCTATGTAACCGGTCTTCGTCCTACGGACTTTGCCATTTACGAAGATAACATTCCACAAAAAATTGCTACTTTCGGTGAAGGCAACGGCCCACAAGAGTCGGTTGACGCTACGGCTCATCAAGACACCAAGCCAGATCAGCTTGGCTCAACGTCGGGTGCCAATGTTTTCATCCTCTTTGACACCAGCAACTATATGTACCGTGGCTTTGCCTTCGCGCAGGATGCTATCGCAGAGTTTGTCAGGACCCTCGATAATCCCGAACGAGTGGCTTTCTATGCTTACAGCCGCGACCTTTACCGGGGCTCCTTGCTCACCGCCGACCGGATGCAGGTTTTGCGGGGCGTACGTTCCACCGTCGCCGGAGACGATCCTGCACTTTACAATGCGCTGCTGCTGACTCTTAAGGACGCGGGCACGTATGCCGGCCGAAAAGTAGTGGTGGTGTTTTCCAACGGCCCTGACCGGGCCAGCATGGTCGCTCCCGAGGATATAAGCGAGTTGGCCCAATCCGAAGGCATTCCGGTCTATGTAGTCAGCACGCGGGAAGCGAAACTCGATCCTATTACTACTGCTGTCTTCCGGCGCATGAGTGCCGCCACCGGCGGCGAGGCCTATTTTGCCAAGAGCTGGAAGGACCAGCAGAACGCCTTTGCTGCCATCCGCAGTGACGTCGCTCATCTCTATTCGCTCAGTTATTATCCACAAGCCAATCAGAACCGGGGTTGGCGCACCATCAAGGTGAAACTCGTGGGCGAGGCTGCGAAAAAATATCACATACGTACACGCAGTGGTTATCGTCCCCAACCCACGCGGTTTGCTGTGGATAGTACGGGCCCAGCTCAGTAG